In Lentisphaerota bacterium, the DNA window GCGTTCTCGAGCTATCCCGCCAACACCATCGTGTACAGTCCGAATGACGTCTCCATCAGCGGCGGCACGATTCAATGCATGATCATTTCCGCCAAGAACATCCGTATATCGGGCAACGCGAGGCTGCTGCGGCCGGGCACCTACCCCGTGCTGGTGAGCCTGAACGGCTCGATCACGATCACCGGCACGCCGGAGGTGAACGGGTTCGTGGTGTCGCTCAGCGGCGACGCCCCCATGGGCAAGGCCGCCGGAACGCCCACGATCAACGGCAGCCTCTTCATCATGGGCGGGCTGCCGGACAGCGGCAACGTTAAGATCAACTACCTGCCGCTCGAGATCCGGCCGCCCGACACCCCCGACGCGCGCGACACCGTGGAAGTGGTCGCCTGGCAGTGACACACCCCGCCCCCCCGTCATCCCACCCCCTGGAGATCGTCTCGTGAGCACAGCGACCCCCCTCCCCTCCGCCAGGAACCTCGCCCAAACCATCCGCATAGACATCCTGCCCCGGTTTTCCGACACCGACGCCTCCGGCGACAAGGGCCGGGATGCGGGCGCCTTGCGCCGCACCCTGCTGAACGTGGCGGACTACCGCTTTCTTTTTGAGAATGCCTACGACGCGACCCTGCTGACGCACGAGGACGGCCGGATCATCGTGGCCAACGCCCGCGCCGAATGGCTGCTGCGCTGCGACGAGAAGACCCTCCAGGAGATGAATGTCCAGCACATCGTCTCCGGCATGGACGAGTCGGTCCTGGCCTCGATCAACGCGGGGTTGCAGACCGCGCGCTTCATGCGCATCACGGCCTGGTGCGCCCGCTCCGAGGGCGAGCCGTTCCCGGCGGAGATCGCGGTGACCCGCCTGGAGCACGCCGGCGAGGTCTGGCTGTGCTTCTTCATCCGCGATGAAACGGTCAAGCGCCGGGACGAGGAGGCTCTGCGCACCGTCCACAACGCCATGCAGAACGCGGGGACGGGGATCGCCGTTGCCGACCTGGACGGCCGGCTGGTGCATACCAACCCGGCGCTGCGCCGGATGTGGCGGATCGCCGACGCCGACGCGCCGACGCTCACCCTGGCCGCATTGCTGGGGGAGCCGGTCGCCGAGGCGGTGATGACCGTCGTCCAGCCGGACGCGCCGCCGACCTGGACGCACGAGCTTCCCGTGCATCACGACACCGAAGACCCCCGCTGGATCCAGATCTCCGCGGCGGCCAACACCGACCCCGACAATGTCGCGACCGGCGTGGTGCTGTCGTTCGTGGATGTCAGCGACCGCTTCCGCGCCGATGCGATCGAGCGGTTGCGCGAACGCGACCAGATCATGGCGCAGAGCCTCGGCGCCGTCTGCCACCATCTCGGACAGCCCACCACGGTGCTGCTCTCGAGCATCGAGATGCTGCAACTGGCCGGCAACAAAGACCCCGCCCTCGTCAAGTCCCTGTTGGAGATGAGCATGACCGCGGCCGAAGAGATCCGCCAGATCCTCCGCAAGCTGAACGAAATGGACGTCTACAAGGCGGTCCCCTATCTCGCTTCGGCCACCGAGGCGCCCGCGACGGCGATCATCGCGCTCGACGCGTCAATCTGACAGCGCCCGCTCAAAGGCCGGCCAGTCGCCCACCCGCGTGACCGTCCCGCGCGGCGGGGTGTAGGCCCGGTTCCAGGGACGGTCAAAGACAAATACGCGGGCGGGTGTGTGGGTGCCCAGCCAATCGAGAGCGGAAGGGGCGTCTTCGAGCGCCACGTCAAACGACAGCGCGCGCAAGTCAGCGCGCGTCAGCGCGCGGGCGGCTCCCGGTTGCGGCGGCGGTTCGCGCTGGTATTTATCTACGAAGACGAGCGGCACGTCGCCCACTCCGTGGCGCTCCAGCCAGCGCTGAGACACGTCCCGCGAGGCGACGGGGCGCCCCGTGACGATCGCCACCTCCCAGCCGAGACGCCGCCAGCGGATGAGCGTCCCGATGGCGCCCGGCGTCGGCGCATAACCCAGGATCGCGTCATCCGTGTGCGCCCGCTCCATCAGCCGCTCATATTGCCCGGCGTCCAGATCGAACGAGCGGCGCAGGTCAAACCAGCGGATGTCCTCGTACCTCACGCACACGCCGAACAACGCGCGGGCCAGCCCGCACAAAGCCCGGGCGGTCTCACACACCACGTCGTCAAAATCCACGTAAATGCGCATCGTCTGGAAAATGGTCGGGGCGAGGAGATTCGAACTCCTGACCTTTTGCACCCCAAGCAAACGCGCTACCAGGCTGCGCTACGCCCCGACGGGGAAGAAAACGGTTGTAAGATACCAGTGATTGCGCGCGGGGTCAAATGAAATGACAGATCCGCTGGTAATCGGTTAGCGACGGGGGTGTGGGACAGTGTGGGGGTGCGTGAGTGCGTGTGAGTGTGTGGGTGGGTGGGATAGGTGTCTGCGCGAAGCGCGAGGTAGGGCAGCGGCGTCCCGCCACGCCGCAGGCGAATGGATAAAGAGGCTCTTGCAAA includes these proteins:
- a CDS encoding PAS domain S-box protein gives rise to the protein MSTATPLPSARNLAQTIRIDILPRFSDTDASGDKGRDAGALRRTLLNVADYRFLFENAYDATLLTHEDGRIIVANARAEWLLRCDEKTLQEMNVQHIVSGMDESVLASINAGLQTARFMRITAWCARSEGEPFPAEIAVTRLEHAGEVWLCFFIRDETVKRRDEEALRTVHNAMQNAGTGIAVADLDGRLVHTNPALRRMWRIADADAPTLTLAALLGEPVAEAVMTVVQPDAPPTWTHELPVHHDTEDPRWIQISAAANTDPDNVATGVVLSFVDVSDRFRADAIERLRERDQIMAQSLGAVCHHLGQPTTVLLSSIEMLQLAGNKDPALVKSLLEMSMTAAEEIRQILRKLNEMDVYKAVPYLASATEAPATAIIALDASI
- a CDS encoding 2-dehydropantoate 2-reductase translates to MDFDDVVCETARALCGLARALFGVCVRYEDIRWFDLRRSFDLDAGQYERLMERAHTDDAILGYAPTPGAIGTLIRWRRLGWEVAIVTGRPVASRDVSQRWLERHGVGDVPLVFVDKYQREPPPQPGAARALTRADLRALSFDVALEDAPSALDWLGTHTPARVFVFDRPWNRAYTPPRGTVTRVGDWPAFERALSD